CAACTGTAGGGGCTGTGTTTGTTGGCATCGCCGTAATTGACATACTGCTGGGACTCTCAAATTGAGATGGCAATAGAGACAGCCACTCATCCACACTTCCAGGTCGGTATTGAACATCAACAGCCATCCCGCGCATCACCGCCTGATTGACAGCCGGACTCAGATGCGATCGCAAATCGCGGGGTGCTGGCATCGGTTGTCTGTTTCGGATTGTTGCCGGCGTTGGGACTCGTGCCGTTAACAAAGCGTAAAGCGTCGCCGCTAACCCATAAACATCTGTGGCTGGAGTTCGCTTTGCTTGCGGTAAGTATTGCTCAATTGGAGCATAGCCTTCAGAAACAATATTTGTATGAGCCTGAGTCAAGTCAGGCGTAAACTCTCGCGCAATGCCAAAATCAATCAGCACTACCTCTTGAGTTCCCCCACGCAAAATGATGTTTTGCGGCTTGATATCCCGATGGAGCAGATTATTTTGATGCACCACCTTAACAGCTGCTGCAATCTGCCGTATAAAGTGGATAGCAGTTGTCTCTGGTAGAGGATTGTCTGAAAACACCACAGCTTGCAGAGTTTGACCAGCGATGTAGTCCATCACCAGGTAAGGCAACCCACCATCCATGAAGAAATCATTCACCCGAACAATATTCGGATGGACGCACAACGCCAAGCGTCTTGCTTCATCCTGAAACTGGCGCTGGAACCGGGCAAAGTCAGGATGTTGACGCAGAGAATCGTTGAGGGTTTTAATCACCACAAACTGACCCAAGTAGTGATGGGTAGCTTTAAAGGTGACACCAAACCCACCCCGTCCCAGTTCTTCTAAGAGCGTGTATTTGCCACCCTGCAAAGTTTTGCCTACTAACGTATCCATGCGATCGCAAAGGATGAAGGACTAATTAATTCTAAAGGTAATGCTCGTTACCCAGTTTACGCCCTCACGGAATGCGTTCTCAGGCGTAAGCTGGGTAAGGAGAAAACTCTAGAATTAGATTAGAATCGTTGACCGATACCAAATTGCAGCCTACTGTCGCCTTGGTTATTGATACCGAAGTCAGCCCGAATCAAGCCAATGGGTGAACTTAGACGCAGACCTGCTCCGTAGCCAAAGCCAGCCCCTGGCTTATCGCGCACAGTTCCCGGTTCTCCAGGTACTGTATCGCCAGAACCTAAGTCTGAGCCAAAGTCAGCGAATAAAACTCCCCCGACTGGCTGATAAATTGGGAAGCGATACTCCGCAGAGGCTAAGACAAAACTGCGACCGCTGGCGACATCACCACTGCCGTAACCGCGTACAGAATTAATACCGCCAAGATTAAATGCTTCGTAAGGCGGCAGGTTGCCAATTGTTGTGCCTCCCTGTACGTTAAAGGCAAGCACTTCTGCGTTTTTGTCGCCGATGAGATTGACTGGGACGTACTGGCTGTAGTTTGCTTGGAGACGGTTCATCAAAATATTGCCGTTACCGACTGGAATTGACTGTTC
This genomic stretch from Funiculus sociatus GB2-C1 harbors:
- a CDS encoding serine/threonine protein kinase, whose product is MDTLVGKTLQGGKYTLLEELGRGGFGVTFKATHHYLGQFVVIKTLNDSLRQHPDFARFQRQFQDEARRLALCVHPNIVRVNDFFMDGGLPYLVMDYIAGQTLQAVVFSDNPLPETTAIHFIRQIAAAVKVVHQNNLLHRDIKPQNIILRGGTQEVVLIDFGIAREFTPDLTQAHTNIVSEGYAPIEQYLPQAKRTPATDVYGLAATLYALLTARVPTPATIRNRQPMPAPRDLRSHLSPAVNQAVMRGMAVDVQYRPGSVDEWLSLLPSQFESPSSMSITAMPTNTAPTVAFVPQLAPEAKKNQPLPNPPRKEEGINQPLLNPPHNREGIKFSSLLKWRGFLIASGIAIASGIAIAFSSNWFAPPQTKSPNVEQPSIEEPPTQDASNTAEPVEKVNTTATQQQPVQNQRSSRRRRSQQQRDRSGVQTPPPEVTIPATGNPVPNTSTAGSDSNQEATSKQDDNDSRIEKLKEDIRKQREQYRQQQDGTANSPNVPDVSVEVVPAPAPVPPPFSRSDRKPSDSAPASSSGDNTAQPPSITVPVIKPEPPPAPIADKKQKFEREKLEKPEKPEKDKDKE